In Candidatus Aminicenantes bacterium, the genomic window CCGAACGGATGCGGCCGAGCGGATTCGAGCGCCTTCGCGGCCAGGACCACCTCCTGGGCAAGGGCAAGATCCTGACCCAGCTCATCGAGTCCGGGCGGCTCGTTTCGTTGATTTTCTGGGGCCCTCCCGGCTCGGGCAAGACCACCCTGGCCATGATGCTGGCCCGCCATTTCGACCTGCCCTATTCCTTCTTCAGCGCCGTCCTATCCGGCATCAAGGAGGTCAAGGAGGTCATGGCCCGGGCCGAAAGCCATCGCCGGCTTTACGGCCAGCCGATGATCATCTTCATCGACGAGATCCACCGCTTCAACAAGGCTCAGCAGGGCGCGTTTCTGCCCTATGTCGAAAGGGGCGACATCATCCTGTTCGGATCGACGACGGAGAATCCCTCGTTCGAGGTCATCGCTCCGCTTCTCTCCCGGACCAAAGTCCTCCTGCTCAACGCCCTTTCGCCGGAGGCTCTCTCGCTCATTCTGGACGATGCCCTGGCGGACGAGGTCCACGGCTTGGGGCGGTTGGGGCGCGGGCTGGACGAAACGGCTCGGGCGATTCTGATCGAGCAATCGAACGGCGATGCCCGACGGGCCCTCAACAGCCTCGAGCTGGCGGCCTCGCTGGCCGCGGGGCCGATCATCGGCCTGGAGGACGTCCGCGAAGCCCTGCAGAAAAGGACCTTGCTCTACGATAAGACGGGGGAGGAGCATTACAATCTTATCTCCGCGCTGCATAAGAGCCTGCGCAACAGCGACGTCCAGGCCGCCCTCTATTGGCTGGCCCGGATGCTGGCCGGCGGCGAGGACCCGCTCTACATCGCCCGCCGGCTGGTCCGGTTCGCTTCCGAGGACGTGGGCTTAGCCGACCCGCAGGCCCTGGCCGTGACCCTGCATGCCAAGGAAGCCTATGACTTTCTGGGCACTCCGGAGGGGGAGCTGGCCTTGGCCGAAGCGGTCGTTTATCTGGGAACGGCCCCCAAAAGCAACCGGGTCTATACGGCTCTGACCGCCGTCCGGAAGGATATCGAGGAGCATCCGCATGAGCCCGTGCCCTTGTCGATCCGGAACCCGGTGACGGGCTTGATGAAGGAAATCGGCTATGGCCAGGATTATCGCTATGCCCACGACGAGGCCTTGGGCACAACCGATATGGAGACCATGCCCGAGCGGCTTCGCGAGACGGCGTTCTATGAGCCGGGCGGAATGGGCTTCGAAAAAGACGTCCGCAAGCGGATGGAATGGTGGCGGGAGGCCAAGGAGCGGATCAAGCGGGGCGGCTGATCAGCTCCCTTCGCGGGCTCCTCTGATCGAAAGTCGGGGGACCCGCTCCGGGGACAGAAGCTTCGAATGACTAAGCTTCAGTCCTCCTCTTTATCTTTCATCAGGTAGTACATCTCCCAGCTCAGATCGGTAGCCAGGCAATCCAGGCAGGAGCTCGGGGTCGTGGCCAGCTCGCCCAGGGCCAGCTTCTCTTTAATCATGGCTTTGACCTTTTTCTTGATCTTGTAGAGCAGAATATAGTTGACCATTGTTTTCCTATCGAAATGATCGATTGAGCCGAGATTCTAACACGGAGCGGCCGGCCGAGTAAAGGACCGGGCCGGGCCCGTTTGAGCCCCCGCGCCGGCCGTGCTAAGATGATTTCCCATGCCGAAACGACCCGCGCTTGCAGCCGCCGCGCTTCTTCTGGCGGCGGGATTCGCCGCCCGCCTCGTCGTCCGCGCCCAGCCGATCGTCACCGCCGCCGGACTGTGGATTCCGGTTTATGACCAGGAGAGAGACCGGAGCACCATTTTTATTCTAAAAGTCGCGGGAGGCTCGGCCCCCGTCTCAACCCGATCTGGAGGAAAACAGCAATGACCCGACAAGACGCCCTGGAGCTGCTCAAGACCCATCTCAAGAACAAGAACCTCATCAAGCACTGTCTGGCCGTCGAGGCCTGCATGAACGCGCTGGCCGTCCGGCTCGGCCACGATCCGGCGCCGTGGGGATTGGCCGGCCTCATCCACGATCTCGACTATGAGCTGACCGAGAAGAGCCCTGAGCTTCACACGGTCGAAACGGTCAAGATTCTGGAGGGCCTGGGCTTCGACCCGGCCGTCGTCCATGCCGTCCGGGCCCACGCCGGCAAGGCGCCGTGCGAGAACCCCATGGACTGGTCGATCTTCGCCGTCGATCCCCTGACCGGCCTCATCATCGCCGCCGCCCTGATGCATCCGGAGCGGAAGCTGGCCGCAATCGATCTGGAATTCGTCAAGCGGCGCTTCAAGGAGAAGAGCTTCGCCAAGGGCGCCCGCCGCGAAGAGATCGAAGAATGCCGCCACCTCGGCCTCGACCTGAACGAATTCATCAGTATCGCCCTCGGAGCGATGCAGGGGATCGCGGCCGACCTTGGGCTTTGACCCGACGCGGCGATTCGAATCGGATGGGGGAGAGGCCCGAACCGGCTTCGGCCGATCCGAGCCTCCCGATGCGTCGTCGTAATCAGAAAGCTCTCATCTTAACGCCGAATTCGATGAACCGTCCCCGCCACGGGAAGATCGGCTCGACATAGAAGTAGTCGTTGAGCAGGTTGGTCGCCTTGACGAAAAGCTGAATCATCTTCCAATCGTAGGCCAAGACGGCGTCCAAATTGAAATAAGAGGGGATATCGAGGACTTTAGCGGCCTTTGAATCCCACCAGGACGATTGCGATCCAAACATGCCATAGACGCTGAGCCGGAAGCCGACCAGAGGCCGGACCGTCAGGTCGAAGTTCAGGCTGTGCGGCGAAAGCGCATCCAATGGCCGGTCGTCGACGTCGTTGCGATGATCGAGGTTGGTGTAGTTGAGGGTCGCGTCCAGGGGGCCGATCGATTTCTGCAATTGGATTTCGGCGCCCGTGATGTGGGCCTTCCCGACGTTCATGTAGCGGCGGGTTCCGTCGGGGAGGGTATAGGTGTCGATCATGTTCTTGAATCGGTAAGTGAAGAGAGAGGCCGAGATGAAGACGCCCTTGGTCCAGACGGCTCCCAGCTCGGCATTGGTCCCGGTCTCGCCAAGCAGGTCGGGGTTGCCGCTCGAGGCCGAATAAAGAGCCCGCATGTTAGGCATGCGCGACTTCATCGAGGCCGAGACATGCAGGTCCAGCGCTTCGTTCGGGCTGAACTTCAGGCCCAGCATCGGGTTGAGCCGCGAAGTCGCGTCGCCGACGAACTTGTCGATAACGTCCAGGCTGACTCCGCCGACGAGCCGCCATTGGCCGGTTAGCCTGAGCTCGTCCTCCAGGGCCGCCGAGAATGTCCCTTGGTTGTATTCGACGAAGGGCAGGTTTATATCGTCCTGGGTGCGGGCGATATCCTTTTGGAAGTTCAAGCTGGCCTTCAGGCGGTTCTTAGCGGTCAAGCCGAAATCGGCCAGGGCGAAGGCTCCGTAAACCGAATTATCGAAGGTGCTTTCGAACTGCCGCATGGAGAAGGCCTTGTCCTTGTACTGGTCCAGCGTGTTCTGGTAGTTCACGGCGAAGGCCCGGAAGCGCAGCGTCGAGTCGCCCCCCAGGGAGGTGAAGCCGCCGGCGTTCAAGCCATAGCGGTCCCAGTTCTTGAACCGCCAATAACGGGCCGACTGGACGCCGAGCGCGGCCGGCATGCCGTAATCGGACGTGTAAACGTTGCCGTTGATCATGAGCTCGGTGGTGTCGGAGGGGGCGTAAAACAGCTTGGCGTTCAGGTTGAAGCGCTGATAGCTCGTATTGGCGTAGGTTACGTCCTCGCCTGTCGCGGCATCGGGGTAGGCGTAGCCATGCGAGCCTTGGTAGCCGAGGTTGCCGGCGAGCGAGAACTTGCCCAGCCGGAAGCCGCCGTCAAGGCCGCCGGACCGGGTCCGGTCGGCGCCGAATCCCGCGTTGAGGGTCAGGTACGGATCGCTCCCGGGCCGGCGGGTAATGACGTTGACGATGCCGCCCAGGGTGTTGGGGCCGTAGAGCACCGAGGAAGGACCTTTCGTGATCTGCAGAGTGTCGATGCCGGCGGCGGCCACGGTCTTGAGATCGAACGAGCCGTAGTAGGGCTCGTAGCTCGGGACTCCGTCGATGAGCAGGACGATGCGGCGCGAGTCCATGCCCCTCAGCTTGAGGGTGAACTCGCTCTTGTTGCCGACCGTGACATAGACGCCGGGTGCGTAGCGGATGGCTTCGGCCAGGTCGAGCGGCCGGTTTTGTTCGAGCTTGGTGAAATCGATCCGGGTCACGGTAGAGACCGGCTGGTCGCGGGGCATCTGGCCGATGACCTGGATCTCTTCGGTGATCCGGACGGGCTTCTCGGCCTCCTTGGCCTTTTCGGTCTGTTGGGCGAGGGCGGGAAGGCCCGCGGCGAGGACGAAAGCGAGGCCGAGCACGGCCGCGATCGTCCGGATGGGGGAACGGAACGGAGACAGAGAGTGGATCATCGATCCTCCTTTTCAAAGATGGAAGGCAAGGCCGTTTCCCGCCTCACCCATTGGCCGGAGGGCATGGCCGGCGAAGGGCCGACTTTAGCCGCTCCGGCTCGGAGCGGTCCGGTAATCTACCAGATCGCTTCCCGCTTTGTAAAGAGGGGGAGTTCGTCCTTGCCGCGCAGGGCGGGATTGCGCCGGGTCGGCGCCTATGATAATTATGAAGTCCGAGGGCACCCGAAATGATCATCAAGAACTCAAAATCGTGGCTCTGGGCGTTGGCCCTGGGCTCAGCCTGGGGACTTCTCGAAATCGTCGGCGGCCAGACCCTTTCCAAGCTCGAGATTCCCTACAGCTCGGCCTGGCTGACGGCCGGGGCTTTCTTCTTGCTCGGCTTTTTAAAGGGGACGGCCCCCGTTTTCGGCACGGCCTCCGCGGCCGGCCTCATGGCGGCCCTTTTCAAGCTGGTCAACGCGCCTCCGTTCTACTGCCATCTCCTGGCTATCGTCTGCGTCGGCGTGCTCTTCGATGCCGCGGCCTGGATCCTTCTCCGGACAGGCCGACCGGCCCGGGCCTGGCGAGGCGCCCTGGTCGGCATCCTGGCCTCCTATGGCGGACATGCCGCCTTCGCCATCCTCATCACTTATGCTTTCCGCTATGAGTTCTGGGTCGCGGAAGGCTTGCCCCGCGTTCTTCGATATGTTTTTATCAACGGCAGCCTGGGAGCGGGACTCTCGGCCCTCCTCGTCCCCGCGGCCTTGGCTCTGGCCGGCCGGGCCGAGAAATCGGGCTTCTCGAAAAACGCCTGGTCGACGGCCGGGGCGCTGGCCCTGCTAGCCGCGGCTTGGATTGTCGGGCGCTTGGCGGCCTAAGGGGTCATCGGACATCGCGCGGAGAGCAACTCCATGTCCGACCTTAAAAAGAGCTTCTTTCTTAAAAGAGACCTGGATGTGTTGGCCGCGCTCGACCGGTCGGTCGTCGGCATTGCCGGCGCCGGGGGGCTCGGCTCCAACGCCGCCGCCGCGCTGGCCAGGGCGGGGGTGGGTCGGCTGATCATCGCGGACTTCGACGTCCTCGAGGCCTCCGACCTCAACCGCCAATATTATTTCGTCGACCAGATCGGACGGCCTAAGGTTGAGGCCTTGGCCGAGAATCTGCGGCGCATGAACCCGTATTCGAAATACGATATCCGGGTTGTCCGGGTCGACCCGGCCAATGTAGCCTCGCTGTTCGGCGAAGCCGACCTCTTGATCGAAGCCTTCGACGCGGCCGACCAGAAGCAGATGCTGGTCGAGACCTGGCTGCGGCTATTCCCGGAGCGTCCGATCATCGTCGGGTCGGGTCTGGCCGGCTTCGGCGACAACAACGCCTTGCGCCAGCGCGAACTGGGGCGCCTTTACATCATCGGGGACGAGAGCAGCGAATGCGACGCCTGCTCGGCGCCGATGGCTCCGCGCGTCGCCGCGGTCGCGGCCATGCAGGCCAATCTGGCAGTCGAGATTCTGGCCCGGGAGAAAGGGCTTCAAGGAGAACCCGCATGTTCAAAGTGAACGAATA contains:
- a CDS encoding TonB-dependent receptor, with amino-acid sequence MIHSLSPFRSPIRTIAAVLGLAFVLAAGLPALAQQTEKAKEAEKPVRITEEIQVIGQMPRDQPVSTVTRIDFTKLEQNRPLDLAEAIRYAPGVYVTVGNKSEFTLKLRGMDSRRIVLLIDGVPSYEPYYGSFDLKTVAAAGIDTLQITKGPSSVLYGPNTLGGIVNVITRRPGSDPYLTLNAGFGADRTRSGGLDGGFRLGKFSLAGNLGYQGSHGYAYPDAATGEDVTYANTSYQRFNLNAKLFYAPSDTTELMINGNVYTSDYGMPAALGVQSARYWRFKNWDRYGLNAGGFTSLGGDSTLRFRAFAVNYQNTLDQYKDKAFSMRQFESTFDNSVYGAFALADFGLTAKNRLKASLNFQKDIARTQDDINLPFVEYNQGTFSAALEDELRLTGQWRLVGGVSLDVIDKFVGDATSRLNPMLGLKFSPNEALDLHVSASMKSRMPNMRALYSASSGNPDLLGETGTNAELGAVWTKGVFISASLFTYRFKNMIDTYTLPDGTRRYMNVGKAHITGAEIQLQKSIGPLDATLNYTNLDHRNDVDDRPLDALSPHSLNFDLTVRPLVGFRLSVYGMFGSQSSWWDSKAAKVLDIPSYFNLDAVLAYDWKMIQLFVKATNLLNDYFYVEPIFPWRGRFIEFGVKMRAF
- the thiF gene encoding sulfur carrier protein ThiS adenylyltransferase ThiF, with amino-acid sequence MGHRAESNSMSDLKKSFFLKRDLDVLAALDRSVVGIAGAGGLGSNAAAALARAGVGRLIIADFDVLEASDLNRQYYFVDQIGRPKVEALAENLRRMNPYSKYDIRVVRVDPANVASLFGEADLLIEAFDAADQKQMLVETWLRLFPERPIIVGSGLAGFGDNNALRQRELGRLYIIGDESSECDACSAPMAPRVAAVAAMQANLAVEILAREKGLQGEPACSK
- a CDS encoding HDIG domain-containing protein, with the translated sequence MTRQDALELLKTHLKNKNLIKHCLAVEACMNALAVRLGHDPAPWGLAGLIHDLDYELTEKSPELHTVETVKILEGLGFDPAVVHAVRAHAGKAPCENPMDWSIFAVDPLTGLIIAAALMHPERKLAAIDLEFVKRRFKEKSFAKGARREEIEECRHLGLDLNEFISIALGAMQGIAADLGL
- a CDS encoding replication-associated recombination protein A; translation: MSRSESHVPLAERMRPSGFERLRGQDHLLGKGKILTQLIESGRLVSLIFWGPPGSGKTTLAMMLARHFDLPYSFFSAVLSGIKEVKEVMARAESHRRLYGQPMIIFIDEIHRFNKAQQGAFLPYVERGDIILFGSTTENPSFEVIAPLLSRTKVLLLNALSPEALSLILDDALADEVHGLGRLGRGLDETARAILIEQSNGDARRALNSLELAASLAAGPIIGLEDVREALQKRTLLYDKTGEEHYNLISALHKSLRNSDVQAALYWLARMLAGGEDPLYIARRLVRFASEDVGLADPQALAVTLHAKEAYDFLGTPEGELALAEAVVYLGTAPKSNRVYTALTAVRKDIEEHPHEPVPLSIRNPVTGLMKEIGYGQDYRYAHDEALGTTDMETMPERLRETAFYEPGGMGFEKDVRKRMEWWREAKERIKRGG